The genomic interval CAGCACAAAGCCAAAAGCGAGAAAGCACATCAGCGTGATCCAAACTGGATACGCGATACCCACGAACGTCCCGGTGCCGAGCACATAGAAGCTCTCCTCCGGGATCGCCACCGCCTCGCCGCCGGAGACGAGGAAGGCCAAGCCGCGCACGATCTCCATCATCGCCAGCGTCGCAATCAGCGAATTGATTTTCAGCCGCGCGACGACGAAGCCGTTGATCAGCCCCACAACTGCGCCAGCGCCCAGCCCAGCCACGACGCCCAGCGCCACGCTGCCTGTGTTGGACATCACCTCCGCGGCCAGCACACCCGAGAGCGCCACCAGTGAACCCACGGAGAGATCCACTTCGCGCATCGCTAGCACGAGCATCATGGTGGTCGCCACCGCGCCGACGAGGCTCACGGCGAGCACCAGGCCCTGCGCGTTGCGGAACGAGAGGAAATCCGGAACGAAAATCGAGAGCGCCGCCATCAGGACGACGAGCACGGCCAGCGGGCCCAACGCGGTCGTGAATCCAGCCTTCATGCGCGCACCGCCGTCCGTTCATCGGGCAGCGCCAGCCTCAGCAAAGCGTCTTGCGTCGCTTCATCCCGCTTCAGTTCGCCGGCGATGCGTCCCTCGCGCATGACGATCACGCGATCGCACAAGCCCAAAATCTCCGGCGTATCGCTCGACGCCACGAGGATCGTCCTCCCCTCTTCGGCCAACTTGAACAGCAGCGCGTAGATTTCGCTGCGCGCGCCGACATCGATGCCGCGCGTCGGCTCGTCCATCAGGAAGATGTCCGCGCCCGCCGCGAGCCAGCGCGCCAGCACGACTTTCTGCTGATTGCCGCCGGAAAGTGTGCTGATCGCCGCCTCGGCAGATGATGTTTTCACCTTGAGCGCGGCAATGCTTTCCGCCGCCTGCTTGCGTTCGCGCGCTGGATTGCGGAGAGCGCTGTGCTTGGCCGCGTTGCGATCGGCGAGCACCAGATTCTCGCGCACCGACAAAAGCGGCACAATGCCCTCGTCCTTCCGATCCTCGGGACAGAGCGCGAGACCCGCCGCGATCGCCTCGCGCGGATGAGTGAAGAGCGCCTCCTTACCGTGTACGCGCAGCATGCCACCCTTGGCGCGCTCCGCGCCAAAGATCAGCTTGAACAACTCGGAGCGCCCGGCGCCGACCAAGCCGAAAAAGCCCAAAATCTCGCCCTTGTGCGCCGTGAACGAGACCGGCGCCGCCAAACCCGGCCCCATCAAGTTCAGCGCCTCCAGCGCCGCCTCACCATGCGTACGCGCGCGATAAGCATAGATGTCGGCGATCTCACGGCCCGCCATTTCGGAGATCAAGCGATCCTTGCTGACTTGCGCGAGCACATCGTGGTTCGCCACCAGCCGCCCGTCGCGCAGCACTGAAGCGCTATCACACAGCGCGAAAATCTCCTCCAACCGATGGCTGACATAGAGGATGGCGCGGCCCTCCTGTTTCAGATCGCGCACGATCCGCATCAGCGTCTCGGTTTCGCGAGCAGAAAGCGAAGAGGTCGGCTCGTCGAAAGCAATCACGCGCGCATCGCGCAGCAGCGCCTTGCCGATCTCGACCATCTGCCGACGCCCGATCGGCAAGCTCTTGACCAGCGCGCGCGGATCAATGTCTTCGCCCAGTCGTTGGAGCACCGCGCCCGCGCGTCGGTGCATTTCTCCGGCATCCAGAAATCCGCCGCGCGCTGGCATCGCCCCCAGCATCAGGTTTTCCGCAACGCTCATGTCCGGTGCAAGTTGCAGCTCTTGGTGGATCACCGCGATCCCCGCGCCCGCTGAAGCGCGAGGACCGGCGAAAACGCGCGCCTCGCCCGAGACGCGCAGCACGCCGCTGTCAGGCTTGTGCTCGCCGGAGAGAATCTTCAGCAGCGTCGACTTGCCGGCGCCGTTTTCGCCCATCAGCGCGCGTATTTCGCCGTCGCGCACCTGAAGCGACACGCTGTCCAGCGCCATGACGCCGGGAAACCGCTTGCCGACGCCTGCAAGCTCGAGCCGCGGCGTGCTCACGCCGCCTGCTCCGCCTTTAACGTTTCCCAGTTCTCGCGCGTCATCACCTTGCCGTCAGTATAGGTCAGCAGCGGCGGCTCGACGTTTTCAGTGATCCAGCGATACATGGCGAGCGTGGTTTCGAAGCCGTGGCGGCGCGCATCGAGCAGGATCGAGGCGAAGAACGCGGTCGGCTGCGCCTTCTGGAATTCGCCCTGCGCGCTGGCAGAACCATTGATGCCGACGGCGATGACGTCCGCCGCGCCAAGGCCTGCGCCTTCGGTTGCACGCACCGCGCCCAACACGGTCTCGTCATTCATGCCAACGACCGCCCATCGCCGGATCGCGCCTTGGCGCATCAGCACCGGATTGGCCGCGTTGAAGCCGCCTTCGGTGTCGCTGGTGCGCATTGGCGCATCGAACACACGCGCAGCCGGCAGCCCAGATTCGATTAGAGCATCGCGCGCGCCGTCTGTCCGCTGTCGCGCTGTTTCAAGATTGTCGAACGTCGTGCGCAGCAGGCCGATCTCGCTCAGAGCCCAGCCGCGCTGCGCTGCCTCGGCCGCGATGGTTTCGCCAACCTGGCGGCCGATCTGTGTGGCCGAGATGCCGACATGGGGGATGCTTTCGATCGGCAGTTCATCGGCGCCGAGCAAGCGATCGTCCACCGACATCAGTTTCAACTGGTTCGCGGTCGCGCGCTGCTGGATCGCTGCGCCAAGACGCGTATCCGGCGCACAAATGATCATGCCTTGCGCGCCGCGCGCGCCAAGATTGTCGATCCCCGCCAGCACGCGCTCGCCGTCAGTGCCGCCAATCTTGATCAGCTCGAAATTGTTTTCTCTCGCGGCGCGTTCGGCGAAACGCCACTCGGTCTGGAACCACGGCTCTTCAGGCTGCTTGACGATGAAGCCGATCTTCGTTGTCGCCGCATTGCGATTGCATGCAGTTGCGGCGAGGCTCGCAAAGGCCGCGCCGATGAAGCGCTTGCGTGTCAGCATGCGTCCCTCCCACCGTTGCGCTCTTGCGGCGCTGACCGGTCTCCTTCGCCGCATAAGATACGCCCAGTTGCGCGTCAACGCTTTTATCATATAAATGACTCGAGCCGGGCTTGGGCGCCCGATTGGGCGAACGCGGCGGCAGGAGAAACGCTTGAAGGACGGCAAGCCTCTTCGATCTCAGGCTTGGTTCGGCGGCGCCGATCGGGACGGCTTCATCCATCGCAGCTGGATGAAGAATAGCGGCCTGCCCGACGACGCGTTCGACGGTCGTCCCATCATCGGCATCTGCAACACCTTCTCAGAACTGACGCCTTGCAACGCGCACTTCCGCGGCCTCGCCGAACACGTGAAGCGCGGCGTGCTGGAGGCTGGCGGCGTGCCTTTCGAATTTCCAGTGTTCTCATGTGGCGAAACCAACCTACGCCCCACGGCAATGCTGTTCCGCAACCTCGCATCTATGGACGTTGAGGAATCCATCCGCGGCAATCCGATCGACGGCGTGGTGCTGCTGGCGGGCTGCGACAAGACCACGCCCTCGCTCCTGATGGGCGCCGCGAGCTGCGATCTGCCGACGATTCTGGTATCTGGCGGGCCCATGCTGAACGGACGCTTCCGCGGCCGCACGCTGGGCTCCGGCACCGACGTGTGGCGCTTCTCGGAAGAAGTCCGCGCCGGCAGCATGACGCAAGCCGATTTCGCCGCTGCCGAAGACGGCATGTCGCGCTCGGCCGGCCATTGCATGACGATGGGCACGGCCTCGACCATGGCCTCGCTCGCCGAAGCGCTGGGCATGACGCTGCCGTACAACGCGGCTTTCCCTGCCGCCGATGCGCGCCGAAACAGGCTGGCGCAGCTCTCAGGACGGCGCATCGTGGACATGGTGCGCGAAGATATTCGTCCGTCGCAGATCATGACTCGCGAGGCATTTGCGAACGCCGTCCGCGTCACCGGCGCAATCGGCGGTTCGACCAACGCCGTCGTGCATTTGCTCGCGATTGCAGGCCGCGTCGGCGTCGATCTCTCACTCGATGATTGGGACAAACTCGGACGCAATGTGCCGACGCTGCTCGATCTCATGCCGTCGGGACGATTCCTCATGGAGGAGTTCTGCTATGCGGGCGGTTTGCCAGCGCTCATGAAAGAAATCGCCGACTTGCTCGATCTTGACGCTATGACCGCCAACGGTCGCACCATCGGTGAAAACATCGCGGACGCTGAAGTCTACGACCGCGAGGTGATCCGCACACGCGACAACCCGATCGCCGCACAAGGCGGCCTCGCCGTGCTTCGTGGCAATCTCGCGCCGCAAGGCGCGGTGCTGAAACCCTCGGCGGCCAGCCCCCACCTGCTCAAGCATCGCGGTCGCGCCATCGTGTTCGAGACCATCGAGCACTACAAATCGCGCATCGACGATCCCGATCTCGACGTGGATGAAGACTCCGTCCTGGTGTTGAAAAATTGCGGCCCGAAAGGGTATCCGGGCATGCCGGAAGTCGGCAACATGGCGCTGCCAAGGAAGCTTCTGAAGCGCGGCGTGCGCGACATGCTGCGCATTTCGGACGCGCGCATGTCCGGCACCGCGTTCGGCACGGTGGTGCTTCATGTCGCACCGGAAGCGGCGATTGGCGGACCGCTCGGGCTGGTGCGCGACGGCGACATGATCGCGCTTGATGTCGAAAAACGCACGTTGGAGCACAACATTTCCGCCGTCGAGCTCGAACGCCGCCGCGCCAAGTGGAGCGCGCCTGAGCCTGCAATGAAGGGCGGCTACCAAAGCTTGTACGTCGAGCGTGTGCTGCAGGCCGATCGCGGCGCCGATTTCGACTTTCTCGTCGGCTGCCGAGGCGCCGACATTCCACGCGAGAGCCATTGATGGCCGCGCTAGCGCCAACACCGGCATCCGCGATCACGTACACATGGCCCGTGCGCGCGACGCTTGGAGAAGGTCCGGTCTACGATGCTCGTGAGGATGCGCT from Terricaulis silvestris carries:
- the araG gene encoding L-arabinose ABC transporter ATP-binding protein AraG yields the protein MSTPRLELAGVGKRFPGVMALDSVSLQVRDGEIRALMGENGAGKSTLLKILSGEHKPDSGVLRVSGEARVFAGPRASAGAGIAVIHQELQLAPDMSVAENLMLGAMPARGGFLDAGEMHRRAGAVLQRLGEDIDPRALVKSLPIGRRQMVEIGKALLRDARVIAFDEPTSSLSARETETLMRIVRDLKQEGRAILYVSHRLEEIFALCDSASVLRDGRLVANHDVLAQVSKDRLISEMAGREIADIYAYRARTHGEAALEALNLMGPGLAAPVSFTAHKGEILGFFGLVGAGRSELFKLIFGAERAKGGMLRVHGKEALFTHPREAIAAGLALCPEDRKDEGIVPLLSVRENLVLADRNAAKHSALRNPARERKQAAESIAALKVKTSSAEAAISTLSGGNQQKVVLARWLAAGADIFLMDEPTRGIDVGARSEIYALLFKLAEEGRTILVASSDTPEILGLCDRVIVMREGRIAGELKRDEATQDALLRLALPDERTAVRA
- the araH gene encoding L-arabinose ABC transporter permease AraH, coding for MKAGFTTALGPLAVLVVLMAALSIFVPDFLSFRNAQGLVLAVSLVGAVATTMMLVLAMREVDLSVGSLVALSGVLAAEVMSNTGSVALGVVAGLGAGAVVGLINGFVVARLKINSLIATLAMMEIVRGLAFLVSGGEAVAIPEESFYVLGTGTFVGIAYPVWITLMCFLAFGFVLNATVFGRNVLAIGGNAEAARLAGVPVDRVKIIVFTVHGLVTALAGIVLAARITSGQPNTSLGLELQVISACVLGGVSLSGGVATIGGVIVGVLIMGAAQNALNLLDVPTFYQYVVRGGILLLAVILDQMRQRMRTQAKAKPGAA
- a CDS encoding arabinose ABC transporter substrate-binding protein, with product MLTRKRFIGAAFASLAATACNRNAATTKIGFIVKQPEEPWFQTEWRFAERAARENNFELIKIGGTDGERVLAGIDNLGARGAQGMIICAPDTRLGAAIQQRATANQLKLMSVDDRLLGADELPIESIPHVGISATQIGRQVGETIAAEAAQRGWALSEIGLLRTTFDNLETARQRTDGARDALIESGLPAARVFDAPMRTSDTEGGFNAANPVLMRQGAIRRWAVVGMNDETVLGAVRATEGAGLGAADVIAVGINGSASAQGEFQKAQPTAFFASILLDARRHGFETTLAMYRWITENVEPPLLTYTDGKVMTRENWETLKAEQAA
- the araD gene encoding L-arabinonate dehydratase; this translates as MKDGKPLRSQAWFGGADRDGFIHRSWMKNSGLPDDAFDGRPIIGICNTFSELTPCNAHFRGLAEHVKRGVLEAGGVPFEFPVFSCGETNLRPTAMLFRNLASMDVEESIRGNPIDGVVLLAGCDKTTPSLLMGAASCDLPTILVSGGPMLNGRFRGRTLGSGTDVWRFSEEVRAGSMTQADFAAAEDGMSRSAGHCMTMGTASTMASLAEALGMTLPYNAAFPAADARRNRLAQLSGRRIVDMVREDIRPSQIMTREAFANAVRVTGAIGGSTNAVVHLLAIAGRVGVDLSLDDWDKLGRNVPTLLDLMPSGRFLMEEFCYAGGLPALMKEIADLLDLDAMTANGRTIGENIADAEVYDREVIRTRDNPIAAQGGLAVLRGNLAPQGAVLKPSAASPHLLKHRGRAIVFETIEHYKSRIDDPDLDVDEDSVLVLKNCGPKGYPGMPEVGNMALPRKLLKRGVRDMLRISDARMSGTAFGTVVLHVAPEAAIGGPLGLVRDGDMIALDVEKRTLEHNISAVELERRRAKWSAPEPAMKGGYQSLYVERVLQADRGADFDFLVGCRGADIPRESH